A portion of the Magnolia sinica isolate HGM2019 chromosome 17, MsV1, whole genome shotgun sequence genome contains these proteins:
- the LOC131230997 gene encoding late embryogenesis abundant protein Lea5-like, which yields MARSFVTANLLSAIADGVSLAITRRCYSTTSRGLVSSVGRGGRSGVAKTGEEKVKKAIKEAETSWVPDPVTGYYRPANRAGEVDAVELREMLLKQKLHQH from the exons ATGGCTCGCTCTTTCGTGACCGCTAATCTCCTCTCTGCTATCGCTGATGGCGTCTCCCTCGCAATCACAAG GCGTTGTTACTCTACAACATCCCGAGGCCTTGTTTCAAGCGTGGGAAGAGGTGGAAGGAGTGGGGTAGCCAAGACAGGGGAAGAGAAGGTGAAGAAGGCAATTAAAGAAGCTGAAACATCATGGGTGCCGGATCCCGTCACCGGCTACTACCGGCCGGCGAACCGGGCTGGCGAAGTCGATGCAGTCGAACTGCGAGAGATGCTCCTGAAGCAGAAACTCCACCAACACTAA